One genomic segment of Panicum virgatum strain AP13 chromosome 2N, P.virgatum_v5, whole genome shotgun sequence includes these proteins:
- the LOC120659781 gene encoding uncharacterized protein LOC120659781, with translation MARSGAGEEWRRSADTKTSEAAVEASTRPPGCGAGEVPHQRARLPYGPGADRIVGAIGYLVLCQKARPGTPAAEVAKVAVGHGDPAAGRDPEKRARGGY, from the coding sequence AtggcgaggagcggcgcgggggaggAGTGGCGCCGGAGCGCGGACACCAAGACGAGCGAGGCGGCTGTGGAGGCGTCGACGCGGCCGCCGGGCTGCGGAGCCGGGGAGGTGCCGCACCAGCGCGCCCGGCTGCCGTACGGGCCGGGCGCCGATCGGATCGTCGGCGCCATCGGCTACCTCGTGCTGTGCCAGAAGGCCAGGCCCGGCACGCCCGCCGCCGAGGTGGCCAAGGTGGCCGTCGGGCACGgggaccccgccgccggccgtgacCCCGAGAAGCGCGCGCGCGGAGGGTACTAG
- the LOC120659780 gene encoding uncharacterized protein LOC120659780 has product MASQQGNNTAASPASVAAEYDPKTGPKRRPANSKDPGWEFGYWEDPKDRDKVTCKLCNKKIPGGIKNLLLGRRERMAGAIGKGRIYGTTAQQRYVYATKFFAVIVYLGYVYGVASPRALYA; this is encoded by the exons ATGGCTAG CCAACAGGGAAACAATACAGCAGCAAGTCCAGCTTCAGTGGCAGCCGAGTACGATCCTAAGACTGGTCCAAAGAGAAGACCAGCAAACTCAAAAGATCCAGGATGGGAGTTTGGCTACTGGGAAGACCCTAAGGATCGAGATAAGGTGACATGCAAGTTGTGTAAcaagaagattccaggaggaATTAAAAA CTTGCTGCTTGGGAGAAGAGAAAGAATGGCAGGAGCAATTGGGAAGGGAAGAATCTATGGTACAACAGCTCAACAAAGGTATGTATATGCTACTAAATTTTTTGCTGTCATAGTATATTTAGGATACGTctatggcgtcgcctcgccgcgcgccttaTACGCCTAG
- the LOC120659779 gene encoding uncharacterized protein LOC120659779, whose amino-acid sequence MGIIEKHWLNQMDHPLYGDALYLNPGKLFPLIKADDDETVGQLRACFLKVLRRMVPEREIRNKINDQAMDYECQRGDAFSDEMAIENIESKSPLDWWRSYGGLAIDLQRFARRVVGLCASSAGCEQNLSTFEQIHTKKRNRLLHKRLNAIVFISYNRKMKTRFQMLRQKKKNIDLLVISYFDWDNEWADSLHVPPQGHRGCELDDGLTWNLVDEVVGASEALRGRNLPRTAHRNNHGEPITYRKRARSSATIVEDNEDEHMGSENEEEEELQDPYDDVDVTGDEDSPSNDAEENRDAANSNEFDDGY is encoded by the exons atgggaATTATTGAGAAACATTGGTTGAACCAAATGGATCATCCATTGTATGGGGATGCGCTGTATTTGAATCCAGGAAAATTGTTTCCCCTCATAAAAGCTGATGATGATGAAACTGTTGGGCAGCTAAGGGCTTGCTTCCTTAAAGTGCTTCGAAGAATGGTACCGGAGAGGGAAATtcggaacaagatcaatgatcAAGCCATGGACTATGAGTGTCAAAGAGGAGATGCATTTTCAGATGAAATGGCTATAGAAAACATTGAATCAAAGAGCCCTC TTGATTGGTGGCGTTCCTATGGTGGCTTGGCCATTGACTTGCAAAGGTTTGCTAGGCGTGTTGTTGGTCTATGTGCTTCCTCAGCTGGCTGCGAGCAAAATTTGAGTACCTTTGAACAA ATCCATACAAAGAAAAGGAACCGGCTGCTACATAAGAGATTGAATGCCATTGTCTTCATTTCATACAACCGCAAGATGAAAACTAGATTTCAAATGTTGCgtcagaagaagaaaaacattGATCTTTTGGTCATTTCATATTTTGATTGGGACAATGAATGGGCTGATTCGTTGCATGTACCTCCTCAAGGTCATCGTGGCTGTGAGTTGGATGATGGTCTCACATGGAACCTTGTTGATGAAGTTGTTGGAGCATCAGAAGCACTTCGTGGTCGCAATCTTCCTAGGACAGCTCATAGAAACAACCATGGTGAGCCAATCACTTACAGGAAACGTGCAAGAAGTTCTGCTACAATTGTTGAAGATAATGAAGATGAACACATGGGTTCAgagaatgaagaagaggaagagcttCAAGATCCATATGATGATGTAGATGTCACCGGTGATGAGGATTCTCCCTCCAATGATGCTGAAGAAAACAGAGATGCTGCTAACTCCAATGAATTTGATGATGGATATTGA